From Saccharothrix espanaensis DSM 44229, the proteins below share one genomic window:
- the malQ gene encoding 4-alpha-glucanotransferase has protein sequence MDDELAALAELHGVATHYEDSGQRRVEVDPDVVVAVLAQLDVDASTPEAVRRALTVPRPEPGTLVLRAGDVLPGPGVLVLEDGGELALPAEPPLGYHRLGGRTVVVAPRALDPVPKVWGWMLQLYAMRSDESWGMGDFADLATIARRSADELGAGVLLVNPVQAVAPVVPVERSPYSPSSRRFANPLYLRVEDTTAYRDADAATRAAVDALRPDNDTELIDYDAVWTAKKAALELLWPLVEHPDPEGDLRDFARFCALAEVHGPDWRQWPAQQRDPAGATADPERVRFHAWLQDLCERQLADAREAAGSMPVGIVHDLPVGVHPGGADTWAIRDAFAPDVRVGAPPDAFSQLGQDWNLPPWRPDRLAEQGYEPFRAVLRNVLRHGDGIRIDHVAGLWRLWWIPPGEPAGRGTYVHYDADAMLAVLTLEAHRAGAVVVGEDLGTVEPKVTESLHEHGMLSSAVLWFQRDYDRPGHPLIPPGEWTTSAMASISTHDLPTVAGFLDAEHVRLRADLGQFAGDPDGEFRSAERERAELVALLEQEGVAADDLVTAFHALLAKSPSLLCLTSPQDALGETRQPNLPGTVDEYPNWRIPLPVRLADLFTDTRVRRVAAAFVAGRGR, from the coding sequence GTGGCTACCCACTACGAGGATTCCGGACAGCGCCGGGTGGAGGTCGACCCCGACGTCGTGGTGGCCGTGCTGGCCCAACTGGACGTGGACGCGTCGACCCCGGAGGCGGTGCGCCGGGCGCTGACCGTGCCCCGGCCCGAGCCGGGGACCCTGGTGCTCCGGGCCGGTGACGTGCTGCCCGGTCCCGGTGTGCTGGTGCTGGAGGACGGCGGCGAGCTGGCGCTGCCCGCCGAGCCGCCGCTGGGCTACCACCGGCTGGGCGGGCGGACGGTGGTGGTCGCGCCGCGCGCGCTGGACCCGGTGCCCAAGGTCTGGGGCTGGATGCTCCAGCTCTACGCCATGCGCTCGGACGAGTCGTGGGGCATGGGCGACTTCGCCGACCTCGCCACGATCGCCCGGCGCAGTGCCGACGAGCTGGGCGCGGGCGTGCTGCTGGTCAACCCGGTGCAGGCGGTCGCGCCGGTCGTCCCGGTCGAGCGCTCGCCGTACTCGCCGTCCAGCCGCCGGTTCGCCAACCCGCTCTACCTCCGGGTCGAGGACACCACCGCGTACCGGGACGCCGACGCGGCGACCCGCGCGGCCGTCGACGCGCTGCGCCCCGACAACGACACCGAGCTGATCGACTACGACGCCGTGTGGACGGCCAAGAAGGCCGCGCTGGAGCTGCTCTGGCCGCTGGTCGAGCACCCCGACCCCGAGGGCGACCTGCGGGACTTCGCGCGGTTCTGCGCGCTCGCCGAGGTCCACGGCCCGGACTGGCGGCAGTGGCCGGCACAGCAGCGCGACCCGGCCGGCGCGACCGCCGACCCGGAGCGGGTGCGGTTCCACGCCTGGTTGCAGGACCTGTGCGAGCGCCAGCTCGCGGACGCCCGGGAGGCCGCCGGGTCGATGCCGGTCGGCATCGTGCACGACCTGCCGGTGGGCGTGCACCCCGGCGGGGCGGACACGTGGGCGATCCGCGACGCGTTCGCGCCCGACGTGCGGGTGGGCGCGCCGCCGGACGCGTTCAGCCAGCTCGGCCAGGACTGGAACCTGCCGCCGTGGCGGCCGGACCGGCTCGCCGAGCAGGGCTACGAGCCGTTCCGCGCGGTGCTGCGCAACGTGCTGCGGCACGGCGACGGCATCCGGATCGACCACGTCGCGGGCCTGTGGCGGCTGTGGTGGATCCCGCCGGGCGAGCCCGCCGGTCGCGGCACGTACGTGCACTACGACGCCGACGCGATGCTGGCCGTGCTGACCTTGGAGGCGCACCGGGCGGGCGCGGTCGTCGTGGGGGAGGACCTGGGCACGGTCGAGCCGAAGGTCACCGAGAGCCTGCACGAGCACGGCATGCTCAGCTCGGCCGTGCTGTGGTTCCAGCGCGACTACGACCGGCCCGGCCACCCGCTGATCCCGCCGGGGGAGTGGACCACCTCGGCGATGGCCAGCATCTCCACCCACGACCTGCCGACGGTGGCCGGTTTCCTCGACGCCGAACACGTTCGGCTGCGGGCCGATCTGGGGCAGTTTGCGGGCGACCCGGACGGGGAATTCCGGAGTGCGGAGCGGGAGCGCGCGGAACTGGTCGCGCTCCTGGAGCAGGAAGGGGTGGCGGCCGATGACCTGGTTACCGCTTTCCACGCCCTGCTGGCGAAGTCCCCGTCCCTCCTGTGCCTGACATCGCCCCAGGACGCGCTGGGTGAGACCCGCCAGCCGAACCTGCCCGGCACCGTCGACGAGTACCCGAACTGGCGGATCCCGCTGCCGGTCCGGCTGGCCGACCTGTTCACCGACACCCGTGTGCGGCGGGTGGCGGCCGCGTTCGTGGCAGGGCGCGGCCGGTGA